One region of Bubalus kerabau isolate K-KA32 ecotype Philippines breed swamp buffalo chromosome 6, PCC_UOA_SB_1v2, whole genome shotgun sequence genomic DNA includes:
- the TCHH gene encoding trichohyalin, with translation MSPLLRSIFNITKIFNQYASHDCDGTTLSKKDLKNLLEREFGDILRRPHDPETVDLVLELQDRDRDGLIDFHEFLAIVFKVAAACYYALGQASGLNEKEAKCEGKGNPLQDRRREDQRRFEPQNRQLEERRLKRQELEELAEEEELREKQVRREQRLQRRKQEECGEEEELQQRPKGREPEELLNREQRFERQEQRERQRLQVEQQQRQRGELRERQEEVQLQRRETQELQRESLEEEQQLQKQRRGREERLLEQERGEQELRRKEQELLERQQEQQIREEVQSLQEDQERQRRKEEQRYDQNWKWQLEEESQRRRYTLYAKPAQREQVREEGQLRLEEEQLQREKRRQERERQYREMELQREEERLKQEEEQVQREEQLQREKREKRRQEPEKQYLEKVELREEEQLQREEPEKRRQERERQYLEKEELQRQEERLQREKEQLLREEREKRRQEPEKQYLEKVELQEEEQLQREEREKRRQERERQYLEKVELQEEEQLQREEREKRRQERERQYLEKVELREEEQLQREEPEKRRQERERQYLEKEELQRREERSQREKEQLLREEREKRRQERERQYLEKVELQEEEQLQREEREKRRQERERQYLEKEELQRQEERLQREKEQLQREEREKRRQEPEKQYLEKVELREEEQLQREEPEKRRQERERQYLEKEELQRREERSQREKEQLLREEREKRRQERERQYLEKVELQEEEQLQREEREKRRQERERQYLEKEELQRQEERLQREKEQLQREEREKRRQVLERKYLEEEELQREEDRLQREKQLLREERVKRLQGRERQYLEKVELQREEEQLQREKRRQERERQYREEELLREEQRLHREEQQLQREECEKRRRQELERQLEEEELQRLDRKRQFRDEDQLQNEVRSNRVYAKHRDNKEKSWQLDDSRVRESQFQQDRRPLQDEQEEKRERDQERRSRQKRDRQFPAEQLLEREQQKETERRDRKFREEEKLLKGEREEKIRYLVEDRKFREEELQLRRLEREQQLRQERDRKFREEEQLSRQERDRKFREEEQLLQEREEQLRRQERDRKFREEEQQLRLLEREQGLRQERNRKLREEQLLREREEQLRRQERDRKFREEEQLLQERELRRQEREPQLRQERDRKFREEEQVLQEREELRRQERDRKFRQEEQLLLERELRRQEREPQLRQERDRKFREEEQLLQQRELRRQEREPQLRQERDRKFREEEQLLQEREQLRRQERDRNFREEEQLLQEREEQLRRQEREPQLRQERDRKFREEEQLLQQRELRRQEREPQLRQERDRKFREEEQLLQEREQLRRQERDRNFREEEQLLQEREEQLRRQERDRKFREEEQLLQEREEQLRSQERDRKFREEEQLLQRREELRRQEREPQLRQERDRKFREEEQLLQEREEQLRRQERDRKFREEEQLLQQREELRRQERDRKFREEEQLLQQREELRRQEREPQLRQERDIKFREEEQLLQEREEQVRRQERDRKFREEEQLLQEREKQLRSQERDGQFREEEQLLQQREELRRQERDRKFREEEQLLQQREELRRQEREPQLRQERDRKFREEEQLLREREEQQLRRQELEGVFSQEEQLRRAEQEEEERRQRQRDRKFLEEEQSLQREREEEKRRVQEQDRKFLEQEEQLHREEQEELRRRQQLDQQYRAEEQFAREEKRSRQEQELRQEEQRRRQERERKFREEEQLRRQQQEEQRLRQERDVQQSRRQVWEEDKGRRQVLEAGKRQFASAPVRSSPLYEYIQEQRSQYRP, from the exons atgtctccACTTCTGAGAAGCATCTTTAATATCACTAAAATTTTCAATCAATATGCCTCACATGATTGTGATGGGACAACACTAAGCAAGAAAGACCTGAAGAATCTCCTTGAGAGGGAATTTGGAGATATCCTTCGG agaCCACACGACCCAGAAACGGTAGACCTGGTCCTGGAACTTCAGGATCGCGACCGTGACGGGCTAATAGATTTCCATGAATTCCTCGCGATCGTTTTCAAAGTGGCTGCAGCTTGTTACTATGCTCTCGGCCAGGCCTCAGGGCTAAATGAGAAGGAAGCCAAGTGTGAGGGAAAGGGAAACCCGTTACAGGATCGCAGGAGGGAAGACCAAAGGAGATTCGAGCCCCAGAACAGACAACTAGAAGAACGcaggctgaagaggcaggaactgGAGGAGCTCGCTGAGGAAGAGGAGCTGAGGGAGAAGCAAGTAAGACGTGAGCAGAGGCTGCAAAGGAGAAAACAAGAAGAGTGTGGTGAGGAGGAAGAGCTGCAGCAAAGGCCCAAGGGTCGGGAGCCAGAGGAGCTTCTGAACCGAGAGCAAAGGTTCGAGAGGCAGGAGCAACGAGAGCGACAGCGCCTCCAGGTGGAACAGCAACAGCGGCAAAGAGGAGAGCTGCGCGAGCGCCAGGAAGAAGTGCAGCTCCAAAGGCGGGAGACTCAGGAGCTCCAGAGGGAGAGTCTGGAGGAAGAGCAGCAACTGCAAAAGCAGAGGCGCGGGCGCGAGGAGCGGCTCTTGGAGCAGGAGAGGGGGGAGCAGGAGCTGCGGCGCAAGGAGCAGGAGCTGCTCGAGAGACAGCAGGAGCAGCAGATCCGCGAGGAGGTGCAGAGCCTTCAAGAAGACCAGGAGAGGCAACGACGCAAGGAAGAGCAGCGCTACGACCAAAACTGGAAGTGGCAGCTAGAGGAGGAAAGCCAGAGACGCCGCTACACACTGTACGCCAAGCCAGCTCAACGGGAGCAGGTGAGGGAGGAAGGGCAGCTGCGGCTTGAAGAGGAGCAGCTGCAGCGGGAGAAGAGGCGTCAGGAGCGAGAAAGGCAGTATCGGGAAATGGAGCTGCAGAGGGAGGAAGAGCGACtaaagcaggaggaggagcaggtgcAGAGAGAGGAGCAGCTTCAGAGAGAGAAACGCGAGAAGAGGCGCCAGGAGCCCGAGAAGCAGTATCTAGAGAAAGTGGAGCTGCGGGAGGAGGAGCAGCTGCAGAGAGAGGAACCCGAGAAGAGGCGCCAGGAGCGCGAGAGGCAGTACCTCGAGAAGGAGGAGCTGCAGCGGCAGGAAGAGCGATTGCAGAGAGAGAAGGAGCAGCTGCTGAGAGAGGAACGCGAGAAGAGGCGCCAGGAGCCCGAGAAGCAGTATCTAGAGAAAGTGGAGCTGCAGGAAGAGGAGCAGCTGCAGAGAGAGGAACGCGAGAAGAGGCGCCAGGAGCGTGAGAGGCAGTATCTAGAGAAAGTGGAGCTGCAGGAAGAGGAGCAGCTGCAGAGAGAGGAACGCGAGAAGAGGCGCCAGGAGCGTGAGAGGCAGTATCTAGAGAAAGTGGAGCTGCGGGAGGAGGAGCAGCTGCAGAGAGAGGAACCCGAGAAGAGGCGCCAGGAGCGCGAGAGGCAGTACCTCGAGAAGGAGGAGCTGCAGCGGCGGGAAGAGCGATCGCAGAGAGAGAAGGAGCAGCTGCTGAGGGAGGAACGCGAGAAGAGGCGCCAGGAGCGCGAGAGGCAGTATCTAGAGAAAGTGGAGCTGCAGGAAGAGGAGCAGCTGCAGAGAGAGGAACGCGAGAAGAGGCGCCAGGAGCGTGAGAGGCAGTACCTCGAGAAGGAGGAGCTGCAGCGGCAGGAAGAGCGACTGCAGAGAGAGAAGGAGCAGCTGCAGAGAGAGGAACGCGAGAAGAGGCGCCAGGAGCCCGAGAAGCAGTATCTAGAGAAAGTGGAGCTGCGGGAGGAGGAGCAGCTGCAGAGAGAGGAACCCGAGAAGAGGCGCCAGGAGCGCGAGAGGCAGTACCTCGAGAAGGAGGAGCTGCAGCGGCGGGAAGAGCGATCGCAGAGAGAGAAGGAGCAGCTGCTGAGGGAGGAACGCGAGAAGAGGCGCCAGGAGCGCGAGAGGCAGTATCTAGAGAAAGTGGAGCTGCAGGAAGAGGAGCAGCTGCAGAGAGAGGAACGCGAGAAGAGGCGCCAGGAGCGTGAGAGGCAGTACCTCGAGAAGGAGGAGCTGCAGCGGCAGGAAGAGCGACTGCAGAGAGAGAAGGAGCAGCTGCAGAGAGAGGAACGCGAGAAGAGGCGCCAGGTGCTCGAGAGGAAGTATCTCGAGGAGGAGGAGCTGCAGCGGGAGGAAGACCGACTGCAGAGAGAGAAGCAGCTGCTGAGAGAGGAACGCGTGAAGAGGCTTCAGGGGCGCGAGAGACAGTATCTAGAGAAGGTGGAGCTGCAGCGGGAAGAGGAGCAGCTGCAGAGAGAGAAGAGGCGCCAAGAGCGGGAAAGACAATATCGGGAAGAGGAGCTGCTGCGGGAAGAACAGCGACTGCACAgagaggagcagcagctgcagagaGAGGAATGTGAGAAGAGGAGGCGCCAGGAGCTCGAAAGACAGCTagaggaggaggagctgcagCGCCTGGACAGGAAGAGGCAATTCCGGGATGAGGATCAGCTCCAAAATGAAGTTCGTAGTAACAGGGTTTATGCCAAACACCGAgacaacaaagaaaagagctgGCAACTGGATGATTCCCGGGTGCGGGAGAGTCAATTCCAGCAGGATCGGCGCCCCCTGCAGGAtgaacaagaagagaaaagagaacgcGACCAAGAGAGGAGGAGCCGGCAAAAGCGTGACAGGCAATTCCCAGCTGAACAACTGCTGGAGCGAGAGCAGCAAAAGGAAACCGAAAGGCGAGATAGGAAATTCCGAGAGGAAGAAAAGCTGCTgaaaggggaaagagaggagaaaatacGCTATCTGGTAGAAGACAGAAAGTTCCGCGAAGAGGAACTGCAGCTGCGCCGCCTGGAACGCGAGCAACAGCTACGTCAGGAGCGAGATAGAAAATTCCGCGAGGAAGAACAACTGAGCCGCCAGGAACGAGACAGAAAATTCCGTGAGGAAGAGCAGCTCCTGCAGGAAAGGGAAGAACAGCTGCGCCGCCAGGAACGCGACAGAAAGTTCCGCGAAGAGGAACAGCAGCTGCGCCTCCTGGAACGCGAGCAAGGGCTACGCCAAGAACGAAACAGAAAATTACGCGAAGAACAGCTCctgagagaaagggaagaacagCTGCGCCGCCAGGAACGCGACAGAAAGTTCCGTGAGGAGGAACAGCTCCTGCAGGAAAGAGAACTGCGCCGCCAGGAGCGCGAGCCACAACTTCGCCAGGAACGCGACAGAAAGTTCCGTGAGGAGGAACAGGTCCTGCAGGAAAGAGAAGAACTGCGCCGCCAGGAGCGCGACAGAAAGTTCCGTCAGGAGGAACAGCTCCTGCTGGAAAGAGAACTGCGCCGCCAGGAGCGCGAGCCACAACTTCGCCAGGAACGCGACAGAAAGTTCCGTGAGGAGGAACAGCTCCTGCAGCAAAGAGAACTGCGCCGCCAGGAGCGCGAGCCACAACTTCGCCAGGAACGCGACAGAAAGTTCCGTGAGGAGGAACAGCTCCTGCAGGAAAGAGAACAGCTGCGCCGCCAGGAACGCGACAGAAATTTCCGTGAGGAGGAACAGCTCCTGCAAGAAAGGGAAGAACAGCTGCGCCGCCAGGAGCGCGAGCCACAACTTCGCCAGGAACGCGACAGAAAGTTCCGTGAGGAGGAACAGCTCCTGCAGCAAAGAGAACTGCGCCGCCAGGAGCGCGAGCCACAACTTCGCCAGGAACGCGACAGAAAGTTCCGTGAGGAGGAACAGCTCCTGCAGGAAAGAGAACAGCTGCGCCGCCAGGAACGCGACAGAAATTTCCGTGAGGAGGAACAGCTCCTGCAAGAACGGGAAGAACAGCTGCGCCGCCAGGAACGCGACAGAAAGTTCCGTGAGGAGGAACAGCTCCTGCAAGAAAGGGAAGAACAGCTGCGCAGCCAGGAGCGCGACAGAAAGTTCCGTGAGGAAGAACAGCTCCTGCAGCGAAGAGAAGAACTGCGCCGCCAGGAGCGCGAGCCACAACTTCGCCAGGAACGCGACAGAAAGTTCCGTGAGGAGGAACAGCTCCTGCAAGAACGGGAAGAACAGCTGCGCCGCCAGGAGCGCGACAGAAAGTTCCGTGAGGAGGAACAGCTCCTGCAGCAAAGAGAAGAACTGCGCCGCCAGGAGCGCGACAGAAAGTTCCGTGAGGAAGAACAGCTCCTGCAGCAAAGAGAAGAACTGCGCCGCCAGGAGCGCGAGCCACAACTTCGCCAGGAACGCGACATAAAGTTCCGTGAGGAGGAACAGCTCCTGCAAGAACGGGAAGAACAGGTGCGCCGCCAGGAGCGCGACAGAAAGTTCCGTGAGGAGGAACAGCTCCtgcaagaaagggaaaaacagcTGCGCAGCCAGGAGCGCGACGGACAGTTCCGTGAGGAAGAACAGCTCCTGCAGCAAAGAGAAGAACTGCGCCGCCAGGAGCGCGACAGAAAGTTCCGTGAGGAAGAACAACTCCTGCAGCAAAGAGAAGAACTGCGCCGCCAGGAACGCGAGCCACAACTTCGCCAGGAGCGCGACAGAAAGTTCCGAGAAGAAGAACAGCTCCTCCGAGAAAGGGAAGAACAGCAGCTGCGCCGTCAGGAACTTGAGGGGGTCTTCTCCCAGGAGGAACAACTGAGGCGCGCCGAGCAAGAGGAAGAAGAGCGACgtcagaggcagagagacaggaagTTCCTCGAGGAAGAGCAGAGCCTCCAGCGCGAGCGAGAGGAAGAAAAGCGCCGCGTCCAGGAGCAGGACCGGAAGTTCCTCGAGCAAGAAGAGCAGCTGCACCGCGAGGAGCAGGAAGAGCTGAGGCGCCGGCAGCAGCTAGACCAGCAGTACCGGGCGGAGGAGCAGTTTGctagggaggagaagaggagtcGTCAGGAACAAGAATTGAGGCAAGAAGAGCAGAGACGCCGCCAGGAGCGGGAGAGGAAATTCCGGGAAGAAGAACAGCTCCGCCGCCAGCAGCAGGAGGAGCAGAGGCTTCGCCAAGAGCGCGACGTGCAGCAGAGCCGCCGCCAAGTGTGGGAGGAAGACAAGGGCCGCCGGCAGGTCCTGGAGGCTGGCAAGCGGCAGTTTGCCAGTGCCCCAGTGCGCTCCAGTCCGCTCTACGAGTACATCCAAGAGCAGAGATCCCAGTACCGCCCTTAA